Genomic window (Vampirovibrionales bacterium):
GGCCCGTCTGCCGATACTGCTGGTGATGCGCGCAAACAGAACCCGCCCGATGCGAACGCCGTCATCATTGTGAGGAAGCTTACCCGATGTCAACCCTCCGGGTGGTCGCCGCCGTTAGTTCAGAAGAAACCCGCAGCGCTTTATACGCGCAGTTGCGGGCGCTGGGCTTTGTGGACTTTAATGGCGTTTTATTAGAACTGTCAGACGCGGTTTCTATTTGTCGAAACGACGCTCCCGACGTCCTGATTGTCGATATGACCGGACGCGAGCTCGACGCTGAACTGTTTATGCAGACCATCAGCATGGATCCGGACACGCCGACCACGATTTTTGCGCTCCATAAGTCGCTGGATCACGACATCATTGTTCAGGCTGTCAAACATGGGGCGCGCGAATTCATCCAGTATCCAGAAGAGGCGGATAAGCTGGATATGGCCCTAAAGAAATATCTGGCCGTCATCAGCCGAAAATCCATGATGCCAGAACCCAAAGTCCGCGAGCAGGGAAGGCTTATCTCGGTTTTTTCCGCCAAAGGCGGCGTGGGGGCGTCAACAGTCGCGGTCAATCTGGCGGCGGAGTTGCGCAGCGTGAGCGATAAGCCGGTGGCCTTACTGGACCTGGATCAGGTGTTCAGTAATATGGCCGTGATGTTGAATCTTACGCCAAGCCATTCGTTAGGCGATTTGGCTGACAGCGATCCGGCCGACCTCGACGACTCGGTGTTTGCCCGCGTAGCGGTTTCGCATGAATCTGGAATTGATATCGCCGTCGGAAGCAAAAGCGTCCTGGATGATCATAATCTCATCTCGCCCGAGCTGCTGACGCGTACGATCGATTATTTTCTATCTCACTACGCCTTTCTGGTCATCGATTTACCGTCGCACACGCTGGATCCCTACCATCAATACGTCGTGGAACGCTCGGATCTTCTGCTGCTGGTTTCGGCGCTAGATGTTCCGGGACTGGCGCGCACCCGACAATATCTGGAACTGGCGCGGCAATATCTCGAGCTGAGCAAGGTCAAATTGACCTTGAATCGATGGAATCAAAAAGCCGCCTATGGCATGAGCAATGAAAGCGTCGAAGAGAAATTCGGTTACCCCGTCTATGCGCGGCTGCCTAACGATTGGGAGCTTAACGTAGAGGCCACGAGCCTGGGATGCGTTTATTCCAAAATCAAGCCACAGGCCGAACTCACCAAGGCTTATCGGCATCTGGCGATGCTGGTGAGCGGCCTGCAAGCGGAACCTTCAGGAGAAGCGTCGGCACGGAGCGGATTCTTGTCCAAGTTATTCATCGCCAAGAAAAAATAAAGGGCCAGAAAAGCTTAAAGCGCATGTTTTACAGGAGTCAACCCAGGCGATAAACCGTCAGGAGACTGAAGCTGATGTCCTTTACCCGTCGTCAATGGGGCCAATGGGGAAAACCTACCGACTTTTCAAAGGACGGCGGGGGCGCCGCCGAGTCAGCCGCGCCGACAAAGCCTGAAAACGCAAGCAACACGCTCTCAGCAGGAGGCTTCAATCAGAATACGCCTGTGCCCTCCTCTCATAACGCAACGGCGACGCGACGCGAGCCAGGACGAGCCAACAAAACGCCTCTCAACGACGACGCAAATGCCGAAACAGAAATGAAAGGACGTATTCATCGCCGACTGATTGAAGAAATCGACTTTTCTCGTTTGGCTGAAGGCGACGACGCCCAGATTCGCACCCAGGTGCGCCACGCCATTGCACAATTACTCAGTGAAGAGAATTCTTTGCTAAGCGCTTCGGAACGCGAGCGGCTCATTGATGAAATTTTGAACGAAACCATGGGGTTAGGTCCACTAGAGCCATTATTGCGCGACGACAGCATTACCGAAATTATGATTAACGGCCCGCGCATGGTCTTCATTGAGCGAAAAGGCCGCCTGACGGAAAGCAACGTGCGCTTTAAAGACGACGGGCATTTATTACAAGTCATTGATCGCATCGTCTCAGCCGTCGGTCGTCGCGTCGATGAAACCCAACCGCTGTGCGACGCCCGCCTCAAAGACGGCTCACGC
Coding sequences:
- a CDS encoding P-loop NTPase codes for the protein MSTLRVVAAVSSEETRSALYAQLRALGFVDFNGVLLELSDAVSICRNDAPDVLIVDMTGRELDAELFMQTISMDPDTPTTIFALHKSLDHDIIVQAVKHGAREFIQYPEEADKLDMALKKYLAVISRKSMMPEPKVREQGRLISVFSAKGGVGASTVAVNLAAELRSVSDKPVALLDLDQVFSNMAVMLNLTPSHSLGDLADSDPADLDDSVFARVAVSHESGIDIAVGSKSVLDDHNLISPELLTRTIDYFLSHYAFLVIDLPSHTLDPYHQYVVERSDLLLLVSALDVPGLARTRQYLELARQYLELSKVKLTLNRWNQKAAYGMSNESVEEKFGYPVYARLPNDWELNVEATSLGCVYSKIKPQAELTKAYRHLAMLVSGLQAEPSGEASARSGFLSKLFIAKKK